Genomic window (Cucumis sativus cultivar 9930 chromosome 2, Cucumber_9930_V3, whole genome shotgun sequence):
TACAATTATCAATCCTTCACCTTCAACATTCCCAATATTATAAGATACATGAACAGGCTTTGAATCCTTCACAAACTTTGTTGCATAACTCAAAGACTCATTATCATTTcccttcttcatcatcatcatcatatgTTCCATACTTACACAACTCAACTCCGGACCATACATCTTGAACGGCATCACGTATTTCCCATCTTTTTCCTTCTGAGACTCTAGCCATTCCATAGCAGACCAagtctcttcttcctcttcaccAAGCCTTTCTAAATGGTTGTGTACTAACTCCACAATCTGTCCCAATTCATGTTGCTCCATTTCTTTTGGATCTATAGTAAGTTGTGATATGTGTAGAGCATTTCCAAAGTAGCATCTTTGTGAATTTGAGGATTGGAATGAGTTTCTGATGTCAGAGCATATTGATAATGAGtgattattgttgttgttgttgttgtgttCACTGTTGGGGGAATTACTCTTTATTTTGAGGATTTGTTTCCAAAAGAGTGAAGCAAGAAAATCAAAAGGGGTGGCATTAGGACAATGGGGTTTGATTTTTGAGAGGCATTGATTGATTGTTGTGTTGGAGAATTTGAAGGTAACTGAGGACATTTTGGTAGGAGAAACAATGTGATTATCTAATTTGGACTTGTTGGCATAGAAAGAAGTTGATTTTGTGGCTATGTTGGGGATTTTTTCTCCATCTCCAAGCGACGACGGTTTGGTGAAAAGCGGTGGCGAAACGGGTCCTCCTCGATGCGCATCTGCCCATGTTTTCAAGAGAAAAGTTGCAGAGGTTGGATCTGCAATTAGGTGAGTGAAGCTCACTCCAATGGCCACACCCCCTCCTTCAAACTCATTGATCTGTTTAGTCACTAAAAATGGTTAGTCTCAACTACTACAAGTTTCATCCACTCCATTTTCGATTCTTAATTTAggtatatattaatatttatagcTCGAATAGAatctttaacttaaaatttcaatcGTGTCCCTCGAAAATTTTAACAACGGTGACCTATTTATACTGAAGGATTTATTGAATacccaaatttatttttataaatcttGTTAACCTTACAATAATATTGTTAGTTTATACAACTACTTTTTATGTTAACATGACATATAATAAAGTAAGTAAGTAATTTTTCCAAATTGATCATGtggtataaaaaaaatttccattgAATTTTGATGTTAGAATTGGCtatagaaaaattgttttcaaaaaacttatttttatttaaacacatCTTATAAATACACATggtttaaatgattttatttttatttttaattttttggttaaatGTTCACCATAAAGAATCATATTTATGAACAAAAAGAcctcaatattattattatcattttcaacCGCTTTTTCATTCAATGTCAACATCTTAATGTAACAATTCaatgcaaagaaaaagatacaATTGTATTCATAAATGTCCTTTCATATTTCTATTATAAAagtactaaaataataattaatcaacaTTATTGgtcaatttataatatatactaaactttaaaatttatatttttaccaatataataatttaaaaaatgaatatgtaAATCAAACTCTAATAAATCCTAGGCGTCCGGTTAAAGTGaacataattttcaatataaactaaaatatttataaaatataacaaatttttgatATTGCATTCTTAATACTGTCAACCTAACATATCACACATGGataaaagttttatatattttcttttattaatagatttttaaaattttagtcaGTGTgtaaaaaactatattattgaaatatatatatatatataaagaaaatgtaaaaaaaaaaaagtacattttctttgaaaaaaataagtacaagaataaaaaatagacaTTTGAAGAATAactatattaaattcaaagtacacaactaaaatgaatatttatatattttcattttgttttcttatagaaaattgtatatttaatttttgatttACCTGAATACGGAACGGCGACCATATATACGGATCCTCcggcatttcatcaaaagCCGCCAGATCTCTTTCCTCAACCGAATCGGCAGATCTGAGCCACTCATCAAGACTGCTCCCCACCTTCGTCATCGTAACCCTAACTCCGGCGTCATTCCCTTTCACCGCCCAGTTCCCATTTTCAGTTCGGGTCAACCGACCCGTCACTGTCGGGTACAGCGTCAGAACCTTCGAGAGCGACTCTCTCATCGGGTCCAGAATAAACGACCCAAACGGATTCTCGCTGTAGTACATGACAACGGCGGCGCTGTGCCGGGCCAGAGCGTGGTCCGCGGCCGAAAGCGGGTAGACACGACCCGAGACGCTTGGGTTGCTGGACACCGCAGTTAGCTTGGTGATGGGCTTCACGCGGCTGTGGAATATTTGAGACATTGGCGGCGGAGAGAAAGTGAGAGAGATATTGAGAaaaggggttttttttttttgtgggcGGAGAGAGTGGTGGAGATAGAGGGTATTTATGCCGGAGCAGGGAGGGAGTTGGCCGTTAAAAGAGTAGAAGGGGATGGTTGGGAGTCTTAATTGTTAACACTACTTTTGCTCTTTCATGGACTTTTATGGCAAAACATGCAAACACCAGTAGAATTTCAACACGTGTTGTGactctatttataattattgtagGCTCAATTGTAAATAagtctaaaaaatatatatgtacatgTGTTATAAAGCATCTTTTAGTCGGACTCAATATTCAAATAGATCCCAAccaatgaaagaatacaaatcTACTAATAAAAACCGACTATTggtcagtcaatcaaactattattaaaagagtagtttcaaatttagcaattagattcaaaataattaagtatatagcaacattttaaaaattttacaaatatagcaaaatttgtcaaattctatcaatgatataagtctgTCAACAatataagttttgttatatttacaattttttaaaagttttgttatatctttaaCTATTATTGCTGAAATGGTTATCCATTCCAACTTCTCTTATTAAAATGACATTgcaattcaattaatttttaagtttaattttacaaagaTAAATGAAACATcgattaaatattattattgttttttgaaaatgtctttTTAACTACAACTTTGGAACAGgggatttgaaaatgtcaattAAGCTAAGCTCACGTTGatgttaaatattaattttaatgaatctttataaaaaaactataaaaacaaataaatatcttatgtttcaaacaaattaatatatgaaatagtTGTAATTATATCCattagaatcaaaataattaagtatacagaacattttaaaaaaatgacaaatatagcaaaatttatctaaatatatcaatgatagaagtttacCTTGTTGTAAATATGagtttatcactaatagaccatAAGAGTGTATCAAGATCAGTCATAAAATCtaatagattttgatatatttgtatgtttttaatatattgttaaatatttaattattatttttaaaattgttatatatatttaattactattattatatatatttaatttttattatctatcaTGAACTCATGTTTACATTACATCTATATTGGtgatattttaatgtttatttactAGATTTTATCATTAGGTGATAAAGATTAAAtactcaacttttaaaattctaaaattttaatttagcaCCAaaaaatatggtattagattatagaaataaaatcgTATATAGTCCAACACAATATCGTAAGAGCATtgaataatttcaatttctaactatatttcttttgtttgtttagaaATCTTATCGAAAGGATTGATGTATAGTTTGATGTTGATGTTTTAATAGGTTATAGGTACACCACgcatatatatgaaattgttcGAACTTGTTGTAGGCTTGAGAAAACTCGGTTATGaagtataaattatttatagaacTATTATGAATTTCGTAAATTGAATGATGgatttcttaataaaaaatttattaagagATGTTTGGAGAACTTAAATGCAATAATATTTGGGAAAGAACaaatgaaattgtaaaaagtaaaaacgcTTAATTGAGAaccaatgaaagaaaatgaatctAATATTACAAATTAGGTTCAAAGCGcccaattcaaataaaaattagacaCTCGTTTAGATAGTTTATTAAAGATATGTTTTGGTAAGtgaaatcaaacttttttttatatatataaaagtctaattcatgaattaaataatattagtcaaatgttttgatttaaaacccgtttattattatttttaaattcatttatatttcttcaagcttctttttaaaaagaaaaataaataaataaaaaataggttattattgttaaaatacatataaaaaaggTAATTGAACTAAACCAAAATTGGGTCATTTGGTTAATGACTTTATGTTTGCTCAACATAAGGAAAAATGGtctcaaaatatatatgttttctttgctAGAGCTTTCCTTaaccataattaattataaaatgcATATTTcgaacattttatttataaagaaaatacagccaattaattgtttttagttaaattataaaaaaagtacaaaattaaaagtactTCTAAAACttattatattctttctaAAGTTGAATGACAAAATAGATACCTGTGTTTTTatcttagatttttaaaatttatgtttatagtattttattcttttaaaatcaataaatttgatctctaaattttaaaatatatattttttacaattaaaattatttttctagtgcaaaataattatataaatttgctTTTAAGTTCAGGTactaaaaatacatattttgaaaacttaacaACCAaacatatacatttttatcaatttgaaaaacttaaaagatatTTGGAATCTTTGATCAAACAAACATAGTCTTTACTCcgtatgaaaaaaataattattttctttaaccaTACATTGAGTGATATCTAGACATGTGTAACGCAATTTAATTTCCTAGAGCTCACCCTCTCCcgtagaaacaaaaataaaattgagttaAATTTACTCATTGAatgagaaatacaaaaaaaaggaaatgagtGGGCAGAAACAAAACAACTAGTAGCTGCCTCATTCAAAATTGGGTGGCCATTCCATTTAATTCATAACGACAAATGCCTTCATTTCtcacattattattttgcctATCTGTCTTCTAAACttactattcttttttcttttaattatgcGATTTTCTCACATTCCAATCTCTACACGGAACCAAAAACTAtctttttagttcttaaattttaaagagcggtagatatatttagttttataagttttgaatTAGAATATTATAAGTGTATTTAGTCGTACTAACCGTACTTTTTTAGTTCCCAAATTGGTTATAATAACGTTATAAGGTCTCAAGACTaattatatgtaataataGAGACTAAAgagatatattttgaaaacccgagataaaaaataaaaatagataaatttttataatcaatAGCAACAAATTGAAGTTACTTACagaatttaacaaaaacaaaatggacTATAATTgaatagattttgctatattttgtaagcaattaatttgtaaattcttcagtaaaatatcaaaattctaatgttatatattaataatttattgttaaataattaatatatataaattatcaaTATATTGGACAATGATTTGTTAATCTTTTATCATGTatgtttgatctttttttttttcggttATAGATAGTGAAAAGATGATGATAGACTATTACTATTAATTGCATTCACgaattatataatttacaaTTATGACTAATAAATTATGATAGATACATATACAAATTTATCAACCATTCTTTTGCTATTTCACTCTAGATAagtaacaaacaaaagtttattaataataaaattattaaaacaaaaatgtattaattataaatttctatAATATTCTTATAACAGTTGGTGgcttatatatattattactaaattttttaatggaagtattaaaacaaaaaagaatatacaGTAATTATTGATATCATGAGTGTCATTGATACAAGTACAAGTATatgactttgtttttttatagaagtatatcaatataattgaCAACAAGGATAAGTAATATTgttggattttgttttggagtttgatatatttatttgataaattaataaataaatatttagaaaaatagagacAATCCCACAACCACAATTTggtaaatacttttatttttcatattatatgtgctttttaccattttaacCTTCTCCCCATTGATTGCTTTAATTTTTGTCCACATAAATTTCCATGATTGCAGGAAGCAACAATTTCCTATGATTTTAGGCttccattatttttaataaaattcatttgtcatgaaccaaaattaaaaaataagtttaatgtctatgataaaattaaatttatctgactaaaatcaaaacttacATATTAAAACTTAAAGAA
Coding sequences:
- the LOC101222079 gene encoding protein ECERIFERUM 26-like; the encoded protein is MSQIFHSRVKPITKLTAVSSNPSVSGRVYPLSAADHALARHSAAVVMYYSENPFGSFILDPMRESLSKVLTLYPTVTGRLTRTENGNWAVKGNDAGVRVTMTKVGSSLDEWLRSADSVEERDLAAFDEMPEDPYIWSPFRIQINEFEGGGVAIGVSFTHLIADPTSATFLLKTWADAHRGGPVSPPLFTKPSSLGDGEKIPNIATKSTSFYANKSKLDNHIVSPTKMSSVTFKFSNTTINQCLSKIKPHCPNATPFDFLASLFWKQILKIKSNSPNSEHNNNNNNNHSLSICSDIRNSFQSSNSQRCYFGNALHISQLTIDPKEMEQHELGQIVELVHNHLERLGEEEEETWSAMEWLESQKEKDGKYVMPFKMYGPELSCVSMEHMMMMMKKGNDNESLSYATKFVKDSKPVHVSYNIGNVEGEGLIIVMPSNEGGVARNVVVMLPSEREVDELCEDQAILSFNPTMILGGRHK